In Phragmites australis chromosome 16, lpPhrAust1.1, whole genome shotgun sequence, one DNA window encodes the following:
- the LOC133896394 gene encoding uncharacterized protein LOC133896394 — MIGYIESLEKLGFPLSPELATDVILQSLPASFEPFILNFHMNSMEKSMAELHGMLKTAEESIKKSSSHVMMVQKDSKKRKRKDKAKTSDEISSSKPKPVGKPKAGPAASDTCHHCHKTGHWRRNCKLYLEELKKKKGSKTSSSGTEKD; from the exons atgattggttacattgaaagcctggaaaaacttggttttccccttagccctgagttggctacggatgtaattctccagtcgctccctgcgagcttcgagccgttcattttgaactttcatatgaacagcatggagaaaagcatggctgaattgcatgggatgctaaaaactgctgaggaaagcattaagaagagctctagtcatgtgatgatggttcaaaaggatagcaagaagagaaagcgcaaggacaaggctaaaacttcggatgagatctcgagttctaagcctaaacctgttggaaagcccaaggctggccctgccgcttctgacacttgccaccactgccataagactggtcattggcggaggaactgcaaattgtacttggaagaactcaaaaagaagaagggaagtaagacttcatcttcag ggactgaaaaggactag